In the Oncorhynchus gorbuscha isolate QuinsamMale2020 ecotype Even-year linkage group LG05, OgorEven_v1.0, whole genome shotgun sequence genome, one interval contains:
- the LOC124034855 gene encoding keratin-associated protein 4-8-like — translation MLSGAQPILDEECCYQEDCCYQEDCCYQEECCYQEDCCYQEECCYQEDCCYQEECCYQEDCCYQEDCCYQEDCCYQEECCYQEDCCYQEDCCYQEECCYQEDCCYQEECCYQEDYCYQEDCCYQEECCYQEDCCYQEDCCYQEDCCYQEECCYQEDCCYQEDCCYQEDCCYQEDCCYQEDC, via the exons ATGCTCAGCGGAGCTCAGCCCATTCTGGAC GAGGAGTGCTGTTACCAGGAGGACTGCTGTTACCAGGAGGACTGCTGTTACCAGGAAGAGTGCTGTTACCAGGAGGACTGCTGTTACCAGGAGGAGTGCTGTTACCAGGAGGACTGCTGTTACCAGGAGGAGTGCTGTTACCAGGAGGACTGCTGTTACCAGGAGGACTGCTGTTACCAGGAGGACTGCTGTTACCAGGAGGAGTGCTGTTACCAGGAGGACTGCTGTTACCAGGAGGACTGCTGTTACCAGGAAGAGTGCTGTTACCAGGAGGACTGCTGTTACCAGGAGGAGTGCTGTTACCAGGAGGACTACTGTTACCAGGAGGACTGCTGTTACCAGGAGGAGTGCTGTTACCAGGAGGACTGCTGTTACCAGGAGGACTGCTGTTACCAGGAGGACTGCTGTTACCAGGAGGAGTGCTGTTACCAGGAGGACTGCTGTTACCAGGAGGACTGCTGTTACCAGGAAGACTGCTGTTACCAGGAGGACTGCTGTTACCAGGAGGACTGCTGA